In a genomic window of Candidatus Methylomirabilota bacterium:
- a CDS encoding zinc-ribbon domain-containing protein, producing MQCPSCQAENPPTQKFCGECGATLGAPAQPAAAAPPPAPAPAAEEETAAPSSPGPSAAFRDAAPVTYTPKHLVEKILTSKSAMEG from the coding sequence GTGCAATGTCCATCCTGTCAGGCGGAGAATCCCCCCACGCAGAAGTTCTGCGGCGAGTGCGGCGCCACGCTCGGCGCCCCCGCTCAGCCGGCCGCGGCCGCGCCCCCCCCTGCGCCGGCTCCCGCCGCCGAGGAAGAAACAGCCGCTCCATCCTCGCCCGGTCCCTCGGCTGCCTTCCGCGACGCCGCCCCCGTCACCTACACCCCGAAGCACCTGGTCGAGAAAATCCTTACCTCCAAGAGCGCCATGGAGGGGG